The following are encoded together in the Leptospira brenneri genome:
- a CDS encoding SpoIIE family protein phosphatase: MSNIRLHLIGSAIVLLGLMASPLFATPPTEIVLKSQGNPVHLEGEWEFYPHTFLSELTEIPETKLQVVVPGIWNSELGTGNGFGTYRLLLERPEGTDPEAVYGIKLVDLATASRVYWNGKLLGSSGVVSKNPDESEPSYQFQFYPLPWKEGPNELLVEISNFHHDKGGMWEPPYVGEWKKLFKENEKDLASSLFLAGAVFIIALYHFGLFYFRRSDKGNFLFGFAALLLSLRTLFTGERFGFNELSPYIGWNLCLRIEYFTFYLSPYLFFAFFREFYPSFYPRWMQRVLLFPTLVFISFILVLPTPIYTKLNGYFHIVFLSGILLIFQGIFRAVIGRKESSLLFAIGIISVAIAAFIDLLNAYQVVYTVEAIPIGIFVFILVQSLTLSRRFSRAFSDVESLSKRLLALDKLKDEFLANTSHELKTPLNGIIGIAESMFDGIGGKLTQEQRQNLGMIVSSGKRLSSLVDDILDFSKMKNRDLDLDLKAIDLHQICDLVLVISRPLYVTKNLTVRNHVPMDFPPILGDEARLQQILFNLIGNAIKFTEKGRIDVSAEIMERMLVLSIKDTGIGIPKDKFNDIFRSFEQVDSSTTRKFGGTGLGLAISKRLVELHGGTIWVESIEGEGSTFRFTLPLAREGEIPMEKIPSKKTDLWFGGESPEFEPIEEINEEYDGEKFKVLVVDDEPINRQVLKNHLTLIGCDVYEASNGGDAIRMVRDDGPFELMLLDIMMPGMSGYDVCAVLRESYSLYQLPILFLTAKNQITDIIASLEAGGNDYLAKPFDKRELISRAKNLITLKKAVEEQNKFIAFQNELGLARKLQSSILPEEAPDIKGIKTEFYYEPMDSVGGDFFDFHAISETELGVMVADVSGHGIPAALISAMLKIAFSTQIRLSREPAQLMTQINSTLLGKMKGAFVTASYIYINLESREIIHARCGHPPLIINRAGGSKPTLSLPQGKLIGWIPELDIQEDIIPLHPGDRIVLYTDGITEATNAEKEMIGQENWESIVQRYSGYPISESKRLLLERIKEFTGNRSPDDDVTLVILEIE, translated from the coding sequence TTGTCCAATATACGCTTACATCTGATTGGTTCGGCGATAGTCCTTTTGGGTCTTATGGCATCGCCTCTATTTGCCACACCACCAACTGAAATTGTACTTAAAAGTCAGGGAAATCCAGTTCATTTAGAAGGGGAATGGGAATTCTATCCCCATACCTTCCTGTCTGAGCTAACGGAAATTCCAGAGACCAAACTTCAAGTGGTAGTTCCTGGGATTTGGAACTCAGAGCTCGGGACTGGGAATGGGTTTGGAACCTATCGTTTGCTTCTGGAAAGACCAGAAGGAACAGATCCAGAGGCTGTTTATGGAATCAAACTTGTGGATTTGGCTACGGCCTCTCGTGTGTATTGGAACGGAAAACTTCTTGGATCTTCTGGGGTAGTTTCCAAAAATCCGGATGAGTCGGAACCTTCCTACCAATTTCAATTTTACCCTTTGCCTTGGAAAGAGGGACCTAACGAACTACTTGTGGAAATCTCTAATTTTCACCATGACAAAGGGGGGATGTGGGAACCACCTTATGTTGGTGAGTGGAAAAAACTTTTTAAAGAAAACGAAAAAGATTTAGCCTCTTCTTTATTTCTAGCGGGTGCGGTTTTCATCATTGCACTCTATCACTTTGGGTTATTTTATTTTAGAAGATCCGATAAAGGAAATTTTTTATTTGGCTTTGCGGCTCTCCTTTTATCCCTTCGTACCTTGTTTACCGGAGAAAGGTTTGGATTCAATGAACTCTCTCCTTATATAGGATGGAATCTTTGCCTTCGCATTGAATACTTTACGTTTTATTTATCTCCGTATTTATTTTTTGCATTTTTTAGAGAATTTTATCCTAGTTTTTATCCTCGTTGGATGCAGAGAGTTTTGCTTTTTCCCACTCTTGTTTTTATTAGTTTTATTTTGGTATTACCTACACCCATTTATACAAAGTTAAATGGATACTTTCATATTGTTTTTCTTTCCGGAATTCTTTTAATTTTCCAAGGTATTTTTCGAGCTGTCATCGGTAGAAAAGAAAGTAGTTTGTTATTTGCGATTGGGATTATCTCTGTTGCGATTGCTGCTTTTATTGATTTACTCAACGCCTACCAAGTTGTTTATACTGTCGAAGCCATTCCCATCGGGATTTTTGTTTTTATTTTAGTCCAGTCTTTGACTTTATCTAGAAGGTTTAGTCGAGCTTTTTCTGATGTAGAATCTCTATCCAAAAGACTTCTTGCTCTCGATAAACTAAAGGATGAATTTTTAGCCAATACTTCTCACGAATTAAAAACACCTTTAAATGGGATTATCGGAATCGCCGAATCTATGTTTGATGGAATCGGTGGAAAACTCACTCAAGAACAAAGGCAAAATTTAGGGATGATTGTTAGTTCTGGAAAAAGATTGTCTTCTCTTGTAGATGATATTTTGGATTTTTCCAAAATGAAAAACAGAGATTTGGATTTGGATCTAAAGGCCATCGATTTACACCAGATTTGTGATTTAGTGCTTGTGATTTCTAGACCTCTGTATGTAACAAAAAACCTCACAGTTCGCAATCATGTTCCGATGGACTTCCCTCCTATTTTGGGTGATGAAGCAAGACTGCAACAAATTTTATTCAATCTGATTGGAAATGCGATTAAGTTTACCGAAAAGGGTAGAATTGATGTTTCGGCGGAGATTATGGAAAGGATGCTCGTTCTTTCTATCAAAGATACAGGCATTGGAATCCCAAAAGATAAATTTAACGATATCTTTAGATCTTTTGAACAAGTTGACTCGTCCACCACACGTAAGTTTGGTGGGACTGGACTTGGACTTGCTATATCCAAACGTTTGGTGGAATTACATGGTGGAACCATTTGGGTTGAATCGATAGAAGGAGAAGGTTCTACCTTTAGATTTACTTTGCCACTAGCAAGGGAAGGGGAGATCCCTATGGAAAAAATCCCTTCTAAAAAAACAGATTTATGGTTTGGTGGAGAGTCTCCAGAATTTGAACCAATTGAAGAAATAAATGAAGAATACGATGGCGAAAAATTTAAGGTTCTTGTTGTGGATGATGAACCCATCAATAGGCAAGTCCTAAAAAACCATCTAACTCTTATTGGTTGTGATGTCTATGAGGCATCCAACGGTGGGGATGCCATTCGTATGGTTCGTGATGACGGGCCATTTGAACTTATGTTGCTCGATATCATGATGCCGGGGATGAGTGGGTATGATGTTTGTGCGGTTCTAAGAGAGTCATATTCTTTATACCAACTTCCTATTTTGTTTTTAACGGCAAAAAATCAAATTACTGATATCATTGCCTCATTGGAAGCCGGTGGGAATGATTACCTTGCAAAACCATTCGATAAACGAGAGTTAATCTCTCGGGCGAAAAACTTAATTACATTGAAAAAAGCAGTCGAAGAACAAAACAAATTCATCGCTTTCCAAAATGAGTTGGGTCTTGCAAGAAAACTACAAAGTTCCATCCTTCCAGAAGAAGCTCCTGATATCAAAGGCATCAAAACAGAGTTTTATTATGAACCAATGGATAGTGTGGGAGGAGACTTTTTTGATTTCCATGCCATTTCCGAAACGGAGCTAGGTGTGATGGTCGCCGATGTGTCGGGTCATGGGATTCCAGCGGCCCTCATCTCTGCCATGTTAAAGATTGCCTTTTCTACACAAATCCGTTTGTCTAGGGAACCGGCCCAACTCATGACACAAATCAATTCTACTTTGCTTGGAAAGATGAAAGGGGCCTTTGTCACAGCATCTTATATTTATATCAATCTTGAATCGAGAGAAATCATCCATGCTAGGTGTGGACATCCTCCTCTCATCATCAATCGAGCCGGGGGATCAAAACCTACTTTAAGTTTGCCACAAGGAAAACTCATTGGTTGGATTCCTGAGTTAGACATTCAAGAAGATATCATCCCTCTCCATCCTGGAGACAGAATCGTATTGTATACAGATGGGATTACGGAAGCAACCAATGCTGAAAAAGAAATGATCGGACAAGAAAATTGGGAGTCCATTGTTCAAAGATACAGTGGGTATCCGATTTCCGAATCCAAACGTTTGTTACTGGAAAGGATCAAAGAATTTACAGGAAATCGTTCTCCAGATGATGACGTGACTCTTGTGATTTTAGAGATCGAATAA
- a CDS encoding FliI/YscN family ATPase — MIEKKFTEHIDAISKYLNVVEKIEPIRKSGVVVSVVGNVIYSQGPPDSKVGEILEVERGSDKGYLACVLVGFKDHLYTLMPLGDTQEIFPHAFVFSSGRQITLNAGPELLGRVLNGLGKPIDSKGILITKEERASEPRFLNPLDRPPITEILETGVRAIDGMLTVGRGQRIGIFSGSGVGKSSLLGMIARYTNADVNVVALIGERGREVNEFLHVELGKEALAKSVVFVATSDSSKMEQVSCANLACSAAEYFREKGMSVNLYMDSLTRYAEALRELSIGEPVVTKGYASSVFTKMAKLVERAGTSHNGGSITGFYTVLTDAEDDMDDIVADKVRGFIDGHIVLTRKLAEQSHYPAIDVPGSLSRLMQKIVNEDHYMRSSIVRELISKYKNSEDIILLNAYVRGADEKVDMAIDKKSQIDDYLRQRIEEKSSYNDATNRLAKILQSSARNEDDF; from the coding sequence ATGATTGAAAAGAAATTCACGGAACATATCGATGCCATTTCCAAATATTTGAATGTCGTCGAAAAAATTGAACCCATCCGCAAAAGTGGGGTCGTTGTGTCCGTGGTGGGAAATGTCATTTATTCACAAGGTCCACCTGATTCCAAAGTTGGTGAAATTTTGGAAGTGGAACGTGGGTCAGACAAAGGATACCTTGCTTGTGTCCTTGTTGGTTTCAAAGACCATCTTTATACCTTGATGCCACTCGGTGACACACAAGAAATATTTCCTCATGCCTTTGTCTTCTCTTCTGGAAGACAAATTACATTGAATGCTGGTCCCGAACTTTTGGGCAGGGTTTTAAACGGTCTTGGCAAACCCATTGATAGTAAAGGGATCCTCATCACCAAAGAGGAAAGAGCATCCGAACCTCGTTTTCTCAATCCACTCGATCGCCCTCCCATTACGGAAATCTTAGAAACTGGAGTTCGTGCCATCGACGGGATGTTAACCGTTGGTCGAGGACAAAGGATTGGAATTTTTTCCGGTTCGGGTGTGGGTAAATCAAGTTTACTTGGTATGATCGCTCGTTATACGAACGCAGATGTCAACGTAGTGGCTCTCATTGGTGAAAGGGGCCGCGAGGTAAACGAATTCTTACACGTAGAACTTGGAAAAGAAGCTTTGGCCAAGTCCGTTGTTTTTGTCGCAACCTCAGACTCATCCAAAATGGAACAAGTGAGTTGTGCAAATCTAGCTTGTTCTGCAGCAGAATACTTTCGCGAAAAAGGAATGTCCGTCAATTTATATATGGACTCTCTCACTCGTTATGCAGAAGCCCTAAGAGAACTTTCCATAGGAGAACCTGTGGTCACCAAAGGATATGCATCGAGTGTATTTACAAAAATGGCCAAACTTGTAGAAAGAGCAGGAACTTCACATAATGGTGGTTCCATCACCGGATTTTATACCGTCTTAACTGATGCCGAAGATGATATGGATGATATCGTTGCCGATAAAGTGCGTGGATTTATTGACGGACATATTGTACTCACGAGAAAACTCGCAGAACAAAGTCATTACCCAGCCATTGATGTTCCTGGGTCTTTGTCTCGACTCATGCAAAAAATTGTGAATGAAGATCATTATATGCGTTCTTCTATTGTTCGGGAACTAATCTCGAAATACAAAAACTCAGAAGATATTATTTTACTCAATGCCTATGTTCGTGGTGCGGATGAAAAAGTAGATATGGCGATTGATAAAAAATCACAAATCGATGATTACCTCAGACAAAGGATCGAAGAAAAATCAAGTTACAATGATGCCACCAACAGGTTGGCAAAGATATTACAATCTTCGGCTCGTAATGAGGATGATTTTTAA
- a CDS encoding LIC10235 family protein encodes MEPQKVGPGQIDKIAEDLKKDPEKSIGNYLFKGFRIQISKYKASGAERVQQLYKRRRAQGLCIVCGTKVTRKNPVTGILYRLCDTHRAEIDQKNKEKAKAKKGK; translated from the coding sequence ATGGAACCACAAAAAGTAGGCCCAGGTCAAATCGATAAAATTGCAGAGGATTTGAAAAAAGATCCTGAAAAATCCATTGGAAATTACCTTTTCAAAGGTTTCAGAATCCAAATCTCTAAATATAAGGCTTCTGGTGCAGAAAGAGTACAACAACTCTACAAAAGAAGAAGAGCACAAGGTCTTTGCATCGTTTGTGGAACAAAAGTGACACGTAAGAACCCTGTTACAGGAATTCTTTACAGACTTTGTGACACACATAGAGCGGAAATTGACCAAAAAAACAAAGAAAAAGCAAAAGCTAAAAAAGGAAAATAG